One stretch of Cohnella algarum DNA includes these proteins:
- a CDS encoding ABC transporter permease — protein MPRIQRYYTIMGWIAVAYMAVLFLYPLLRVLVESLTDDGAFSFQNYADFFAGKVYLEVLGRTLWISVVSTVIALVLGYSLAYFIATRSARSQGLWLMFVLAPMFMSLTVRLFGWMILLGGEGPINSFLTGLNPDWELSLLFNTTAVILGIVHYILPFAALNIYTSLKKMDAAVLEASTMLGASSARTFWRVTFPLSLPGVFAGASVAFALSANTFLVPIMLGGPSNQMLSNMAYDSIVKIGNFGLGSAISILLLIVVVLALSMIGRLEKGGRHAE, from the coding sequence ATGCCCAGAATCCAACGATATTATACGATCATGGGCTGGATCGCTGTCGCGTATATGGCCGTGTTGTTCCTGTACCCGCTGCTCAGGGTTCTGGTCGAAAGCCTGACCGACGACGGCGCTTTTTCCTTCCAGAACTACGCCGATTTCTTTGCCGGAAAGGTGTACCTGGAAGTGCTCGGAAGAACGCTCTGGATTTCGGTCGTCAGCACCGTCATCGCGCTCGTTCTCGGTTACTCCCTGGCCTACTTCATCGCGACGAGATCGGCCAGGTCCCAAGGCCTCTGGCTGATGTTCGTGCTCGCCCCGATGTTCATGAGCCTGACCGTCCGCCTGTTCGGATGGATGATCCTGCTCGGCGGCGAAGGGCCGATCAACTCGTTCCTGACGGGTCTGAACCCGGACTGGGAGCTGTCGCTTTTGTTCAATACGACCGCCGTCATTCTCGGGATCGTGCACTACATTCTCCCGTTCGCGGCGCTAAACATTTACACGTCGCTCAAAAAAATGGACGCGGCGGTGCTGGAGGCCTCGACGATGCTCGGAGCCTCCTCCGCGAGAACGTTCTGGCGCGTCACGTTTCCGCTGTCGCTTCCGGGCGTGTTCGCCGGCGCGTCGGTCGCCTTCGCCCTTTCCGCCAATACGTTCCTGGTGCCGATTATGCTCGGAGGCCCGTCCAACCAGATGCTGTCGAACATGGCCTACGATTCGATCGTGAAAATCGGCAATTTCGGCCTGGGGTCGGCGATTTCGATTTTGCTGCTTATCGTCGTCGTGCTGGCGCTGTCGATGATCGGCAGGCTGGAGAAAGGAGGCCGCCATGCGGAATAG
- a CDS encoding ABC transporter ATP-binding protein, whose product MDRSDHALNGAISLKNITKRYKDVTVVENINLELAKGQFLSLLGPSGSGKTTLLRMIAGLAQPDGGQIVLNGRDIISTPANKRNFGMVFQQYALFPHMTVWDNVAYGLKARKESKSVIKERVEKYLAMVGLSHLAGRKPKQLSGGQQQRVSLARALAVEPVLMLFDEPLSNLDARLKEQMLKEIRSLHRSLGFTAIFVTHDQNEALYLSDKIAVLNKGKIEQFAAPEEIITSPVTPFVADFFGYTNRLEGAELVGRGLARIGSLDVPVGHAVDGADGAKGVVLLRPNALQIADGERPGTVAATVADSRYLGGATEYRLRLEAAGGAEMTVITQRLVHPLPAAGSSVRCEFLPESVAFFKEG is encoded by the coding sequence ATGGACAGAAGCGACCACGCGCTAAACGGCGCCATATCGCTGAAAAATATTACGAAGCGGTATAAAGACGTTACCGTCGTAGAGAACATCAACCTGGAATTGGCCAAAGGCCAATTCCTTTCCCTTTTGGGGCCGAGCGGATCCGGCAAAACGACGCTGCTGCGGATGATCGCGGGGCTCGCGCAGCCGGACGGCGGCCAGATCGTTTTGAACGGACGCGACATTATTTCCACCCCGGCGAACAAGCGCAATTTCGGCATGGTGTTTCAGCAGTATGCCCTGTTTCCGCATATGACGGTGTGGGACAATGTCGCGTACGGACTCAAGGCGCGAAAGGAAAGCAAGTCCGTCATCAAGGAACGGGTGGAAAAATATTTGGCGATGGTGGGCCTTTCGCACCTGGCCGGCCGCAAGCCGAAGCAGCTGTCGGGCGGCCAGCAGCAGCGGGTCAGCCTGGCCCGCGCGCTGGCGGTCGAGCCCGTCCTGATGCTGTTCGACGAGCCGCTCTCCAATCTCGACGCGCGGCTGAAGGAACAGATGCTGAAGGAGATCCGCAGCCTGCATCGATCGCTCGGGTTTACGGCGATTTTCGTCACGCACGACCAGAACGAAGCTCTCTACTTATCCGATAAAATCGCCGTGCTGAACAAAGGCAAAATCGAGCAGTTCGCGGCGCCGGAGGAAATTATCACCTCGCCGGTCACGCCGTTCGTCGCGGATTTCTTCGGCTATACGAACCGGCTCGAGGGCGCCGAGCTCGTCGGCCGGGGCCTCGCCCGGATCGGGTCGCTGGACGTGCCCGTCGGGCATGCGGTGGACGGCGCGGACGGCGCGAAGGGCGTCGTGCTGCTGAGGCCGAACGCGCTGCAAATCGCGGACGGAGAGCGGCCCGGGACGGTTGCCGCGACCGTAGCGGACAGCCGCTACCTGGGCGGGGCGACCGAGTACCGGCTCCGGCTTGAAGCCGCGGGCGGCGCGGAAATGACCGTCATCACGCAAAGGCTCGTACACCCGCTTCCGGCAGCCGGTTCGAGCGTTCGCTGCGAATTTTTGCCCGAATCCGTCGCCTTCTTTAAGGAAGGGTAA
- a CDS encoding ABC transporter substrate-binding protein — translation MKAKWISLVALMIAAVSVLSACGGNSSSNNGQASGGAAQSQELVVTSFGGTYDEAFAKYVIEPFEAANPGVKVTLAPYTGVTKLAQGGGEKIDIVQLDDFDLIEAGNQGLLSELAQDQFSNWSNLYPQAILNGNESKTYGLVNVFGAWGIAYNPDKAEAPTSWNDLWNPEVKGKVALMSQWIPDILLTAKAVGADYENMDPVWTAFKELTPSVAQYYSSFSAPESLFGTGAVTMAAWFDGRATAMKEAGKSVEFVIPEEGGVLIRSGLGILKDSANQELAAKLIDFTLTAEAQQGFAQDLFYGPTNKTVELDAELQQKVVYGEEGLANLLAPEWNELLPKREEWLTKWTEATTR, via the coding sequence ATGAAGGCCAAATGGATTTCGCTTGTCGCTTTAATGATCGCAGCAGTGAGCGTGTTGTCAGCATGCGGAGGCAACTCCTCTTCCAATAACGGACAGGCATCCGGCGGGGCGGCGCAAAGCCAAGAACTCGTCGTGACGTCGTTCGGGGGCACTTACGACGAAGCGTTCGCGAAATATGTCATCGAGCCGTTCGAAGCGGCGAATCCCGGAGTCAAAGTCACGCTGGCCCCGTATACGGGCGTCACGAAGCTCGCGCAAGGAGGCGGCGAGAAAATCGACATCGTGCAGCTGGACGATTTCGACCTCATCGAAGCCGGCAATCAAGGGCTGCTGTCCGAGCTTGCGCAGGATCAATTTTCGAACTGGTCCAACCTTTATCCGCAAGCGATCCTGAACGGCAACGAAAGCAAAACGTACGGCCTCGTCAACGTGTTCGGCGCCTGGGGCATTGCGTACAATCCGGACAAGGCGGAAGCGCCGACGTCGTGGAACGATTTGTGGAACCCCGAAGTCAAAGGCAAAGTAGCGCTGATGAGCCAGTGGATTCCGGATATTTTGCTGACGGCGAAGGCGGTCGGAGCGGACTACGAAAACATGGATCCGGTGTGGACGGCGTTCAAGGAGCTTACCCCTTCGGTCGCGCAGTACTATTCTTCGTTCTCGGCTCCGGAATCGTTGTTCGGAACGGGAGCGGTCACGATGGCCGCCTGGTTCGACGGCCGGGCCACCGCAATGAAGGAAGCCGGCAAATCGGTCGAATTCGTCATTCCGGAAGAAGGCGGCGTGTTGATCCGCAGCGGGCTGGGCATCTTGAAAGACAGCGCCAATCAAGAGCTTGCGGCCAAGCTTATCGACTTCACGCTGACGGCGGAAGCGCAGCAGGGCTTCGCGCAAGACCTGTTCTACGGGCCGACGAACAAGACGGTTGAACTGGATGCGGAGCTGCAGCAAAAGGTCGTTTACGGCGAAGAGGGATTGGCGAACCTGCTGGCTCCGGAATGGAACGAACTTCTTCCGAAAAGAGAGGAATGGCTGACCAAATGGACAGAAGCGACCACGCGCTAA
- the spoVT gene encoding stage V sporulation protein T, which produces MKATGIVRRIDDLGRVVIPKEIRRTLRIREGDPLEIFVDRDGEVILKKYSPIGELGDFAKEYAESLSESTGHIAMISDRDTIIAVAGASKKEYLEKPIGNLLENCMENRKILLESSSGSYEILRDHAESISSYAAAPIVASGDPIGTVVLLSKEEGVSMGDMESKMVETAAGFLGKQMEQ; this is translated from the coding sequence ATGAAAGCAACCGGGATAGTACGCCGCATTGATGACCTCGGTCGAGTCGTTATACCGAAAGAAATCCGCCGCACACTCCGCATTCGCGAAGGAGATCCGCTGGAAATTTTCGTGGACCGCGACGGGGAGGTCATTCTGAAGAAATACTCGCCGATCGGCGAATTGGGCGATTTCGCCAAGGAATATGCCGAGTCTTTGTCCGAGAGCACCGGCCATATCGCCATGATTTCGGACCGCGACACGATCATTGCCGTCGCGGGCGCTTCTAAAAAGGAATATTTGGAAAAACCGATCGGAAACCTGCTCGAAAATTGCATGGAAAACCGAAAAATATTGCTTGAATCGAGCTCCGGCTCGTATGAAATTTTACGCGATCATGCGGAGTCGATATCCTCCTATGCCGCCGCGCCGATCGTCGCCAGCGGGGACCCGATCGGCACGGTCGTTCTTCTGAGCAAGGAAGAAGGCGTCTCGATGGGAGACATGGAAAGCAAGATGGTGGAGACGGCGGCCGGATTTTTAGGCAAGCAAATGGAGCAGTAA
- a CDS encoding oligosaccharide flippase family protein, with translation MTERRSSGKGSSSLLKGAALLGGAALLSKVIGTLQKIPLQNLAGDEAFGLYSAVYAFAVMWMTLAAAGVPVAVSALVAERVAEGDEEGANRVLRWSAGLLIASGVAAFGLLQLGADAFARWMGVSQAADAIRTSSLALLFAPLVAALRGGAQGRMDMLRPAASQLVEQCARVAFMLAALLWALRHAWSPEATAAAVHGGMAAGAAAGLAALAGPRVWRRAIRRREAAAAASQAASSGGSARVAPREPRRALLGRIAAVALPVAVASLAAPLFGLIDAFTLPRLLQSAGQSSAEALASFGAYNRGIALLQLIVMAAGSAAAALVPALTAARARGDLADAGARAAFAMRLAAWFAAAAAVGLALLARPVNVALFADGRGTAAMALLAFAAGAGALQAVGAALLQGLGDLRSPALHLAAAALVKAAANAALAPAFGIAGAALAAVAAYGTAAALTHRRLRRQAAMPRPSARAAGRGALSLAAMAAAVALLAAALNALAGGLAPRAAAALTALPCALAGAIVFAVALIATGALGPADWRALPGVAGTRREAALNRLAAVLRRGTTVAADPQNSIPPKG, from the coding sequence ATGACGGAAAGACGGTCGTCCGGCAAGGGCTCCTCGTCGCTGCTCAAGGGAGCGGCGCTGCTCGGGGGCGCCGCCTTGCTGTCCAAGGTGATCGGCACGCTGCAAAAAATCCCGCTGCAAAACCTTGCGGGGGACGAGGCGTTCGGCCTGTACAGCGCCGTTTACGCGTTTGCCGTCATGTGGATGACGCTGGCGGCGGCGGGCGTGCCCGTGGCGGTATCGGCGCTCGTCGCCGAGCGCGTCGCCGAGGGCGACGAGGAAGGCGCGAACCGGGTGCTGCGTTGGTCCGCCGGGCTGCTGATCGCAAGCGGCGTTGCCGCGTTCGGCCTTCTCCAGCTCGGGGCGGACGCGTTCGCCCGCTGGATGGGCGTTTCGCAAGCGGCGGATGCCATTCGCACCAGCTCGCTTGCGCTGCTGTTCGCGCCGCTCGTCGCCGCGCTTCGCGGCGGCGCGCAGGGGCGCATGGACATGCTGCGGCCGGCGGCCTCGCAGCTTGTCGAGCAGTGCGCGCGGGTGGCGTTCATGCTCGCCGCGCTGCTGTGGGCGCTCCGGCACGCCTGGTCGCCGGAAGCGACCGCCGCCGCCGTCCATGGCGGCATGGCGGCGGGGGCCGCGGCGGGCCTCGCGGCGCTCGCGGGCCCGCGGGTTTGGCGCCGCGCGATCCGGCGGCGCGAAGCGGCTGCCGCCGCATCGCAGGCGGCGAGCAGCGGCGGCAGCGCGCGCGTAGCGCCTCGGGAGCCGCGCCGCGCGCTGCTTGGGCGCATCGCCGCCGTGGCGCTGCCGGTAGCGGTCGCGTCGCTCGCAGCCCCGCTGTTCGGGCTGATCGACGCGTTCACGCTGCCGCGCCTGCTGCAAAGCGCCGGGCAATCTTCCGCCGAAGCGCTCGCCTCGTTCGGCGCCTACAACCGCGGCATCGCCCTGCTGCAGCTGATCGTCATGGCGGCCGGCAGCGCGGCCGCGGCGCTCGTGCCGGCGCTGACGGCCGCCCGGGCGCGGGGCGATCTCGCGGACGCGGGCGCCCGCGCCGCCTTCGCCATGCGGCTGGCGGCGTGGTTCGCGGCCGCCGCGGCCGTCGGCCTGGCGCTGCTCGCCCGCCCGGTCAACGTCGCCCTGTTCGCCGACGGGCGCGGAACCGCCGCCATGGCGCTGCTCGCCTTCGCGGCGGGCGCCGGCGCCCTGCAGGCCGTGGGCGCCGCCCTGCTGCAGGGCCTCGGCGACTTGCGTTCGCCGGCCCTGCATCTTGCCGCCGCCGCGCTCGTCAAGGCGGCGGCCAACGCGGCGCTCGCGCCCGCCTTCGGCATCGCGGGCGCGGCGCTGGCCGCGGTGGCGGCGTACGGGACCGCCGCCGCCCTGACGCATCGCCGCCTGCGCCGCCAGGCGGCGATGCCGCGCCCGAGCGCCCGCGCCGCCGGCCGCGGGGCCCTCTCGCTCGCGGCGATGGCCGCCGCCGTCGCGCTGCTCGCCGCCGCGCTGAACGCGCTCGCGGGCGGCCTCGCGCCGCGGGCCGCGGCGGCGCTCACGGCGCTGCCCTGCGCGCTCGCGGGCGCCATCGTGTTCGCCGTCGCGCTCATCGCGACCGGCGCGCTCGGGCCCGCCGACTGGCGCGCGCTGCCCGGCGTCGCCGGCACCCGCCGGGAAGCGGCCCTGAACCGGCTTGCCGCCGTCTTGCGCCGCGGAACAACGGTTGCGGCCGATCCGCAAAATTCGATTCCCCCGAAAGGATGA
- the mazG gene encoding nucleoside triphosphate pyrophosphohydrolase yields the protein MSSSIVVVGLGSGGEDRLTLGVLKQLEASGRRFARTADHPAIADLARRGIAFESFDSVYEAHDDFEQVYETIAERLLDLAAESPDEPVVYAVPGHPMVAERTVRLLRERAPERGVGLTLAGGESFLDEAFVRLGFDPIEGFQLLDASELSRELLRPRLHTVIGQVYDAYTASDAKLALMDVYPDDYPVVVGQALGVDGQERVRRIPLYELDRLDEYGNLTLVYIPASEDERLRRHSFERLHEIVGILRSPEGCPWDREQTHRSIRKNFIEETYEAIEAIDNDDPDNMKEEFGDVLLQILLHSQMEEENGAFTVFDVLAELNDKLIFRHPHVFGGGDARDAEEALRNWEAMKAEEKRRKGAPERKSRMDGIPKDLPALPRAHKLQKKAAAVGFDWPDLAGVFAKIEEELAELKAAVKDETEERRKEELGDLLFAVVNASRFIGADPEEALAATNRKFVSRFRYIEEQLGIKGRSFDETDLTEMEDLWREAKNRK from the coding sequence ATGTCTTCCTCCATTGTTGTCGTCGGCCTCGGCTCCGGCGGCGAAGACCGGTTGACGCTAGGCGTGCTGAAACAGCTGGAAGCGTCCGGGCGCCGGTTCGCGCGGACGGCGGACCACCCGGCCATCGCCGACCTTGCCCGGCGCGGCATCGCGTTCGAGTCGTTCGATTCCGTCTACGAGGCGCACGACGATTTCGAACAGGTTTACGAAACGATCGCGGAGCGGCTGCTGGACCTTGCCGCCGAATCCCCGGACGAACCGGTCGTATACGCCGTTCCCGGCCACCCGATGGTCGCCGAGCGCACCGTGCGGCTGCTGCGCGAGCGCGCGCCGGAACGGGGCGTCGGGCTGACGCTGGCCGGAGGGGAAAGCTTCCTCGACGAAGCGTTCGTCCGGCTCGGTTTCGACCCGATCGAAGGCTTCCAATTGCTGGACGCGTCCGAGCTTTCCCGCGAGCTTTTGCGCCCCCGGCTGCATACCGTCATCGGACAAGTGTACGACGCCTATACGGCTTCGGACGCGAAGCTTGCGCTCATGGACGTCTATCCGGACGACTATCCGGTCGTCGTCGGCCAGGCGCTGGGCGTGGACGGGCAGGAGCGCGTGCGCCGCATTCCGCTGTACGAGCTGGACCGGCTGGACGAGTACGGCAACCTTACGCTCGTGTACATACCGGCGAGCGAGGACGAGCGATTGCGCCGTCATTCGTTCGAGCGGCTGCACGAAATCGTCGGCATTTTGCGCAGTCCCGAAGGCTGTCCCTGGGACCGCGAGCAAACGCACCGGTCGATCCGCAAAAACTTCATCGAGGAAACGTACGAAGCGATCGAAGCGATCGACAACGACGATCCCGACAACATGAAGGAGGAATTCGGGGACGTCCTGCTGCAAATTTTGCTTCACAGCCAAATGGAGGAAGAAAACGGCGCGTTCACCGTGTTCGACGTGCTGGCCGAGCTGAACGACAAGCTCATTTTCCGTCATCCCCACGTGTTCGGCGGCGGCGACGCGCGGGACGCGGAAGAGGCGCTGCGCAACTGGGAGGCGATGAAGGCCGAGGAGAAGCGCCGCAAGGGCGCTCCCGAGCGGAAGTCCAGGATGGACGGCATCCCGAAGGATTTGCCGGCGCTGCCCCGCGCGCACAAGCTGCAGAAAAAAGCGGCCGCCGTCGGCTTCGATTGGCCGGATTTGGCCGGCGTGTTCGCGAAGATCGAGGAGGAGCTGGCCGAGCTGAAAGCGGCCGTTAAGGACGAGACCGAGGAGCGGCGCAAGGAGGAGCTCGGCGATCTGCTGTTCGCCGTCGTGAACGCGTCGAGGTTCATCGGGGCGGATCCGGAGGAAGCGCTGGCGGCGACCAATCGAAAATTCGTCTCTCGATTCCGATATATAGAAGAGCAATTAGGTATAAAAGGGCGAAGCTTTGACGAAACTGACTTAACAGAAATGGAAGATTTATGGCGGGAGGCGAAGAACCGGAAGTAG
- a CDS encoding HU family DNA-binding protein — MNKTDLVNSIAEKSGLTKKDVESVLNGFLGEVSDALAKGEKVQLIGFGTFETRSRSGRVGRNPQTGKTIEIAASKVPAFKAGNKLKEAVK, encoded by the coding sequence ATGAACAAGACGGATCTGGTAAACAGCATTGCGGAGAAAAGCGGTCTGACGAAGAAGGACGTTGAGTCCGTATTGAACGGTTTCCTTGGCGAAGTTTCCGACGCCCTGGCCAAAGGCGAAAAAGTGCAGCTGATCGGCTTCGGCACGTTCGAAACGCGCAGCCGCTCCGGCCGCGTCGGCCGCAACCCGCAAACGGGCAAAACGATCGAAATCGCCGCTTCCAAAGTTCCGGCGTTCAAAGCGGGCAACAAGCTGAAAGAAGCCGTCAAGTAA
- a CDS encoding RNA-binding S4 domain-containing protein, with product MRLDKFLKVSRLIKRRTVAKDVSDQGRVLLNGREAKPSASLKVGDELEIQYGQRILTVRVEKLADSTRKEDAESLYSVVKEEYRKSENPPFLS from the coding sequence ATGCGGCTTGACAAGTTTTTGAAGGTGTCGCGCCTGATCAAGCGCCGGACCGTGGCGAAGGACGTGTCCGACCAGGGGCGCGTCCTTCTCAATGGCAGGGAAGCGAAGCCGAGCGCCTCGCTGAAGGTTGGAGACGAGCTGGAAATCCAGTACGGACAACGCATTTTGACGGTCCGCGTGGAGAAGCTGGCGGATTCGACGCGCAAGGAGGACGCGGAGAGCCTGTACTCCGTTGTGAAGGAAGAATACAGAAAGAGCGAAAACCCTCCGTTCCTCTCCTGA
- the yabP gene encoding sporulation protein YabP, whose translation MDYGKGAKRQEVRLLNRKLMDISGVLNVESFDTDEFLLETECGRVTIKGQNLHMKNLSLEQGLVTIEGHIDSFFYMDGASVGKSKGLLGKLFK comes from the coding sequence ATGGACTATGGGAAGGGCGCGAAGCGGCAGGAGGTTCGGCTGCTCAACCGCAAGTTGATGGACATTTCCGGCGTGCTCAACGTGGAAAGCTTCGATACGGACGAGTTTTTGCTGGAAACCGAGTGCGGTCGCGTGACGATCAAAGGCCAGAACCTTCATATGAAAAACTTGAGCCTGGAGCAGGGGCTCGTCACGATCGAGGGACATATCGACTCCTTCTTTTACATGGACGGGGCTTCCGTCGGCAAATCCAAAGGCTTGCTCGGGAAGTTGTTCAAGTGA
- the yabQ gene encoding spore cortex biosynthesis protein YabQ, with protein MNAAVHWSTIGAMIALGLGMGFAFDAYRVACGRFNVRRWMLPGLDLLYWAAATVVAFQLLLANNFGEVRLYVFLGIGIGVTGYFGLFGSFARKLVAWLYRVIEAAAKGLWKTARILLIVPVVWIVRVLARLIDIVFVVVVAILLWTAKLLLKPLGGIGGWLWKRLLPVRRKAGKWFAPVVRAKERCARLWERLRRKS; from the coding sequence GTGAATGCGGCCGTTCATTGGTCGACGATCGGCGCGATGATCGCGCTCGGGCTCGGCATGGGGTTCGCGTTCGACGCGTATCGGGTCGCGTGCGGCCGGTTCAACGTTCGCCGCTGGATGCTGCCGGGACTGGATTTGCTGTACTGGGCGGCCGCCACCGTCGTCGCATTCCAGCTTTTGCTGGCCAACAATTTCGGAGAGGTGCGCCTCTACGTTTTTCTCGGCATCGGCATCGGGGTCACCGGCTATTTTGGCCTGTTCGGCTCGTTCGCGCGCAAGCTGGTCGCCTGGCTGTACCGGGTGATCGAGGCGGCGGCAAAAGGGCTGTGGAAGACGGCGCGGATTTTGCTGATCGTCCCGGTCGTCTGGATCGTGCGCGTGCTGGCCCGGCTGATCGACATCGTTTTCGTGGTCGTCGTCGCGATTTTGCTGTGGACGGCAAAGCTGCTGCTCAAACCGCTTGGCGGCATCGGCGGGTGGCTGTGGAAACGCCTGCTGCCGGTTCGGCGGAAAGCCGGAAAGTGGTTCGCTCCGGTCGTTCGGGCGAAAGAACGCTGCGCAAGGTTATGGGAACGCCTCCGCCGAAAGTCATAA
- a CDS encoding FtsB family cell division protein has protein sequence MATRTTSTPASVGARRRLKLLLLVIVLFMSWATYTMLHQYHQQSERSAKLQEAKSKLAEAEAKTAALKLEVERLNDPEYIGQIARKDQGMMLPGERAIQVQP, from the coding sequence ATGGCTACGCGCACGACGTCAACGCCGGCATCGGTAGGAGCACGCAGACGGCTTAAGCTGCTGCTGCTTGTCATCGTCCTGTTCATGAGCTGGGCGACGTATACGATGCTGCATCAATACCACCAGCAATCCGAACGTTCCGCGAAGCTGCAGGAGGCCAAGAGCAAGCTGGCGGAAGCCGAGGCGAAGACGGCCGCGCTGAAGCTTGAGGTCGAAAGGCTCAACGATCCCGAATATATCGGCCAAATCGCCCGCAAAGATCAAGGGATGATGCTTCCCGGAGAACGCGCCATTCAAGTTCAACCCTAA